TCTTTCGCCAGTAGCTTGGCTGCGGGGTAACCCTTGGGCAGCCAAGTGGGTGGTTATTATGCTAACCCATTGGGGAGGCATTGGCTACAACGTGCTCCTCTTTCTGGGAGGCCTCCAGTCTATCGATAGCGAGCTCTACGAAGCTGCGCGAATCGATGGGGCCAATGAGTGGCAGATTTTTTGGCGAATTACCTTGCCCTTGCTTTACCCAATTATCTTTTTCCTGACAGTCATCGCTACGATTGGCTTGATGAATATGTTTAACCAGCCTTATATGCTGACTCAAGGCGGACCACGAGGCGCTACGGAAACGCTCATGTTGCGGTTGTACGAGGTGGGCATCGGGGGGCAGCGTTATGGCGATGCCTCTGCCTTTGGTTTTCTAATTGGCTTTCTTGTCATTGTGATTTCCATCATTCAGATTCGTATTCTGCGTAGGCCGTAGTTGAGGGGAGGAAAAGGAAAGATGGTGGCTGCACCTTCAACCGTGCGACCTGCTGCTCGTTGGTCCAGGCGGGTTATGCGTCTTCTGACGCGTTTGCTGTTGTATCTTTTTCTCGTTTTATGGACTTTGATTTTTATTTTCCCTTTCTACAGTATGTTTGTAGGTTCCTTCATGGATGATGCTGCCCTTTTCAGCCGGGATCCTCACTTCTGGCCCAAAAATGGGTTTGATCTTACTTCATATCGGCAACTTTTTGCCGAAATAGGCTTTGGCCGCCCTTTGTTTAACAGCTTCTATCTGGCTGTAGTTCGTACTCTGGGCGTGCTCTTCTTCTCATCATTGGCCGGTTTTACCTTTGCAAAAAGGCGTTTCCCAGGGCGTGATAAATTATTCTTTTTAATGCTGATCACTATGATGCTGCCAACTCAGATCACGTTAATCCCCTGGTACCTACTGATGGTCAAGACCTTTAAATGGGCTGATACCTACTGGCCCTTTTGGTTACCGGAGTGGGCTAACGCGTTTGGCATCTTTTGGATGCGCCAGTATATCGCGGCAACCATCCC
This sequence is a window from Litorilinea aerophila. Protein-coding genes within it:
- a CDS encoding carbohydrate ABC transporter permease; the protein is MVAAPSTVRPAARWSRRVMRLLTRLLLYLFLVLWTLIFIFPFYSMFVGSFMDDAALFSRDPHFWPKNGFDLTSYRQLFAEIGFGRPLFNSFYLAVVRTLGVLFFSSLAGFTFAKRRFPGRDKLFFLMLITMMLPTQITLIPWYLLMVKTFKWADTYWPFWLPEWANAFGIFWMRQYIAATIPDEMLEAAAIDGASVFGTFARIVLPLIMPGMAVLGILNFVDGFNQFLGPLLILTDPDKITAPLALANFKGTTVIAPRYSLMFAGSTLATIPLLVVFFAFQKQLVSGIMSGAIKG